A stretch of Sinimarinibacterium sp. NLF-5-8 DNA encodes these proteins:
- a CDS encoding NAD-dependent epimerase/dehydratase family protein yields MKVAVTGAGGFVGTNLLQLLVEQGHQVRAIDRVAAAHVQSDQIEWVNADILDQDAMQKALGGIEVIYHLVAKITLAQEDPVAWKLNVEGVRTVAEAALAAGVRRMVHCSSIHAYDQYVCNGHLDASSARTVDASRPVYDRSKYAGEQALREVIAKGLDAVICNPTGVYGPVDYSNSRINYNALLAARGKLPAMPEGGFDFVDVRDVVKGFTLAAEKGRTGENYLLGGHFLPMYDLCTMAAQTVGRKGPRVKIPLKLLKAIVPIVSRLNLVKEDALSEASIAAIEASPRVDYQKTIDELGYQPRSAQQTIRDLIAFYLQQGQLEADAR; encoded by the coding sequence ATGAAGGTTGCCGTCACCGGCGCCGGCGGTTTTGTCGGCACCAATCTGCTCCAGTTGTTGGTTGAACAAGGTCATCAGGTGCGCGCGATCGATCGCGTTGCCGCTGCCCATGTGCAAAGCGATCAGATCGAATGGGTCAACGCCGACATCCTCGATCAAGACGCCATGCAAAAAGCGCTTGGCGGCATTGAAGTGATCTACCACCTCGTCGCCAAGATCACCCTGGCACAAGAAGATCCGGTCGCCTGGAAGCTCAACGTCGAAGGCGTGCGCACCGTTGCCGAGGCGGCACTGGCCGCAGGCGTGCGCCGCATGGTGCATTGCAGCTCGATCCACGCCTACGATCAATACGTTTGCAACGGCCATCTGGATGCCAGCTCGGCGCGCACGGTAGATGCCTCACGCCCGGTCTATGACCGCTCCAAATACGCCGGTGAACAAGCCCTGCGCGAAGTCATCGCCAAGGGTCTGGATGCGGTGATCTGCAACCCCACCGGCGTCTATGGCCCCGTCGATTACAGCAACTCACGGATCAACTACAACGCCCTGCTCGCCGCGCGCGGCAAGCTGCCGGCCATGCCCGAAGGCGGCTTTGACTTTGTTGATGTGCGCGACGTGGTCAAAGGCTTCACTCTGGCGGCCGAAAAGGGGCGCACCGGCGAAAACTATCTGCTGGGCGGTCATTTTTTGCCGATGTACGACCTGTGCACGATGGCCGCACAGACCGTGGGGCGCAAAGGTCCGCGCGTCAAAATCCCGCTCAAGCTGCTCAAGGCCATCGTGCCGATCGTCAGCCGCCTCAACCTGGTCAAGGAAGACGCCCTGTCCGAGGCCTCGATTGCAGCCATCGAAGCCTCTCCGCGCGTGGATTACCAAAAAACCATCGACGAGCTGGGCTATCAGCCGCGCAGTGCCCAGCAAACCATCCGTGATTTGATTGCGTTTTATCTGCAACAAGGCCAGCTCGAAGCCGACGCCAGGTAA
- a CDS encoding glycerol-3-phosphate dehydrogenase/oxidase — MPAFSLTRDPAALRDKTFDVLIIGGGIYGAWSAYDAASRGLSVALIEKNDWGAGTSSASSKLIHGGLRYLEHYEFGLVRHALKERRTLWRIAPHLVRPLNFMLPMWKGPRASPLLVSAGLVLYDLLALGGQPVPRHRFRRPPHMLVRYPFVDPQNLLGGFRYGDCQEDDARMTLVVTASAQQHGAVCANRIKAESLIEANGRICGARARDQLSDETFDIRARVVVNAAGPWAAELLGARAPAVKLIKGTHLILPAIAGCNEAFLLTAGDGRVFFVIPWYGRTLVGTTEQQVTHPREAKPTPEETRYLLDGVRRGLPGLGWSEKDVIGAFAGVRMLQAQATQDLSAVSREFEVHSPVPGLVMHIGGKYTTSRSDSIEIIDTVFDLLGKKPPKSVTHRHALPGAPRVPFEHWQAQAVSQLAHAGVDLEAARWLTLRHGTGIASMLALIDENPAWAARIDVDAPFILAEAVHAIRHEMALDVDDIARRRMPLSLLVRGQAWRPRLAALLAQENPEAARGHTGSAH, encoded by the coding sequence ATGCCTGCTTTTTCCTTGACCCGTGATCCCGCAGCCCTGCGCGATAAAACCTTTGACGTGCTGATCATCGGCGGCGGCATTTACGGCGCATGGAGTGCCTACGATGCGGCCAGTCGCGGGCTGTCGGTGGCGCTGATCGAAAAAAACGACTGGGGCGCCGGTACTTCCTCGGCGTCCAGCAAATTGATTCACGGCGGTTTGCGCTATCTGGAGCACTACGAGTTTGGCCTGGTGCGCCACGCGCTCAAAGAGCGGCGCACGCTGTGGCGGATTGCCCCGCATCTGGTGCGGCCTTTGAACTTTATGCTGCCGATGTGGAAAGGCCCGCGCGCCAGTCCGTTGCTGGTGTCGGCCGGACTGGTGCTGTACGACTTGCTGGCCCTCGGTGGTCAGCCGGTGCCTCGGCACCGTTTTCGCCGTCCGCCTCACATGCTCGTGCGTTATCCGTTTGTTGATCCTCAAAATCTCTTGGGCGGTTTTCGCTATGGCGACTGTCAGGAAGACGATGCGCGGATGACGCTGGTGGTGACCGCCAGCGCCCAGCAGCACGGCGCAGTGTGCGCCAACCGGATCAAGGCCGAATCGCTGATCGAAGCCAATGGCCGCATCTGCGGTGCGCGCGCGCGCGATCAGCTGAGTGACGAAACCTTTGATATCCGCGCCAGAGTGGTGGTCAATGCCGCCGGCCCCTGGGCGGCCGAGTTGCTCGGCGCGCGCGCGCCAGCGGTCAAACTCATCAAAGGCACGCATTTGATTCTGCCCGCCATTGCCGGTTGCAACGAAGCTTTTTTGCTGACGGCCGGCGATGGCCGCGTATTTTTTGTCATCCCCTGGTATGGCCGCACGCTGGTGGGCACCACCGAGCAGCAAGTCACCCACCCGCGCGAGGCCAAACCCACACCAGAGGAAACCCGTTATTTACTGGACGGCGTGCGCCGGGGCTTGCCGGGGCTGGGCTGGAGCGAAAAAGACGTGATCGGCGCCTTTGCCGGGGTGCGCATGTTGCAGGCACAGGCCACGCAGGATTTATCGGCGGTGAGCCGCGAATTTGAGGTGCACAGCCCGGTGCCGGGACTGGTGATGCACATCGGCGGCAAATACACCACCTCGCGCAGCGACAGCATCGAGATCATCGACACCGTGTTTGATCTGCTCGGCAAAAAGCCGCCGAAGTCGGTCACCCATCGGCACGCGCTGCCCGGTGCTCCGCGCGTGCCGTTTGAGCACTGGCAAGCCCAGGCGGTCAGCCAGTTGGCCCATGCCGGCGTCGATCTTGAAGCGGCGCGCTGGCTGACGCTGCGCCACGGCACCGGCATTGCCTCAATGCTTGCGCTGATTGACGAAAATCCCGCCTGGGCTGCGCGAATCGACGTCGATGCGCCGTTTATCTTGGCCGAGGCGGTTCACGCCATTCGTCACGAAATGGCGCTGGATGTGGATGACATCGCGCGGCGGCGGATGCCCCTGAGCCTGCTGGTGCGTGGACAGGCATGGCGCCCCCGCTTGGCAGCGTTGCTGGCGCAAGAAAACCCTGAGGCGGCGCGCGGGCACACCGGGTCTGCTCATTAA
- a CDS encoding SDR family NAD(P)-dependent oxidoreductase encodes MRELVDVTVDDVPAPAPPCGRSCLVVGAGPGIGRATALAFALQGYDVGLIARRHQRASQMAAELTQNTGRKVRAFEGDASSEPALRAAIDAAIAELGAPDVLVYNVASHEPGRPLAVPLDHVMANFQTNVVGALIAARAVAPAMIDCGRGSILFTGGGFAYAPAADYCSLSIDKAALRSLTYSLAQQLGAHGVHVATVTVHGFVQTGTQYDPSRIARAFVQLHKQPKGQFETEIIIK; translated from the coding sequence ATGCGTGAGTTGGTGGATGTGACGGTCGATGACGTGCCAGCCCCTGCGCCGCCCTGTGGCCGCAGCTGTCTGGTGGTGGGTGCCGGGCCGGGGATTGGCCGTGCCACGGCGCTGGCGTTTGCCCTGCAAGGGTATGACGTGGGGTTGATTGCCCGGCGGCACCAGCGCGCGTCGCAAATGGCCGCCGAGCTGACCCAGAACACCGGGCGCAAAGTGCGCGCGTTTGAAGGGGATGCCTCCTCAGAGCCTGCGCTCAGGGCCGCGATCGACGCCGCCATCGCCGAGCTGGGTGCGCCCGATGTGCTGGTCTACAACGTTGCCTCGCACGAACCGGGGCGGCCGCTGGCGGTGCCGCTGGATCATGTGATGGCCAATTTTCAGACCAACGTGGTCGGCGCGCTGATCGCCGCGCGCGCGGTGGCACCGGCGATGATCGACTGTGGGCGTGGCAGCATTTTGTTCACCGGCGGCGGTTTTGCCTACGCACCGGCTGCGGATTACTGCTCCCTGTCCATCGACAAGGCCGCGCTGCGTTCGCTGACCTACAGTCTGGCGCAGCAGCTCGGTGCGCACGGCGTGCATGTGGCCACCGTTACCGTGCATGGCTTTGTGCAAACCGGCACGCAATACGATCCCAGCCGTATCGCGCGCGCGTTCGTGCAGCTGCACAAACAGCCCAAAGGTCAGTTCGAGACTGAAATCATCATCAAATAA